From Pectinophora gossypiella chromosome 16, ilPecGoss1.1, whole genome shotgun sequence, one genomic window encodes:
- the LOC126373651 gene encoding enhancer of split mbeta protein-like, protein MILPARTMSPPRGAFHPPAALAPCNANPEEEPVSRTYQYRKVMKPMLERKRRARINRCLDELKDLMVTALQAEGENVSKLEKADILELTVQHLHSLKRRGQLVLKPEMSYAERFRAGFTQCATEVSQFIANATLAANAMQRQGPVDPQAGARLLQHLTNCIRRLENPQVVQPQPIAPNGVARPTPLQPIAPAPPQQQPPPGPQPVMAQQRTMLPERGLKRPAEAPMDSEAAYAKRAYAPPSPPHSPASEPDSAQSMWRPW, encoded by the coding sequence ATGATCCTCCCCGCGCGCACCATGTCCCCGCCGCGCGGTGCCTTCCACCCGCCCGCCGCGCTCGCGCCCTGCAACGCCAACCCCGAGGAAGAACCTGTCTCCCGGACCTATCAGTACCGCAAGGTCATGAAGCCCATGCTCGAAAGGAAACGCCGAGCCCGCATCAACCGCTGCCTCGACGAACTTAAAGACCTAATGGTCACGGCCCTCCAGGCCGAAGGCGAAAACGTCTCCAAACTCGAGAAAGCCGACATCCTCGAACTCACCGTTCAACACCTCCACAGCCTGAAGCGAAGAGGACAACTAGTGCTCAAACCTGAAATGTCATACGCGGAGCGATTCCGCGCCGGATTTACACAGTGCGCCACTGAAGTGTCTCAGTTCATCGCCAACGCCACCCTGGCTGCAAACGCCATGCAGCGCCAGGGGCCGGTTGATCCTCAAGCTGGAGCGAGGTTACTGCAGCACCTCACCAACTGTATCCGAAGGTTGGAGAATCCTCAAGTGGTGCAGCCTCAGCCGATTGCGCCTAACGGTGTGGCGAGGCCGACGCCTCTGCAACCCATAGCACCAGCGCCACCGCAACAGCAGCCACCGCCGGGGCCTCAACCGGTGATGGCACAGCAGAGGACGATGCTGCCGGAGCGAGGGCTGAAGAGGCCCGCGGAGGCGCCGATGGACAGCGAGGCGGCGTACGCAAAGCGCGCGTACGCGCCGCCCTCCCCGCCGCACAGCCCCGCCTCCGAGCCGGACTCCGCCCAGTCGATGTGGCGGCCCTGGTGA